The Streptomyces sp. B3I8 nucleotide sequence ACCCCGGCAGTGCGGCGGTCACCGGGTTCCACCGCGTCCTGGCCCGCGACGCGCCCCACCGCGAGCCGGCCCGGGACCTCGCCGCGAGCGCCCCGCAGGTCCTCTCCACGCCGGTGGCCGGAGTGATTCTCACCGACGGCCAGCACGAGTACGGGGAACGCCGGCGGCATGCCGAGGTCGCGGACGTGCTCACCCGCTGGCTCGGCGGCAAGGACTGCGCGCGGCTGCCGCTGGAGACCCGACTGGACTCCCACGACTGGCGGTCGGCCGCGACGGCGGCCCAACTCCAGTCCGTACTGCACCGGTTGGACGTGGTGGTCACCGACCGGCTGCACGGCATGGTGCTGGCGCTGCGGGCCGGTGTGCCCGCGCTGGCCGTCGACCCGGTCGAGGGCGGAGCGAAGGTGACCGCACAGGCCCACGCCTGCGGCTGGCCCGCGGTGGTCGGCGCCGAACGGCTCGACGTACGGCGCCTCGAGCACTGGTGGACCTGGTGTCTGACCTCCGGGCGGTCGGCTGCACGGGAGGTGCGGGAGGAGTTCCGCGGGGCGTCCGGGGCGGGGGTGACGCCCGGCGCGAGGGACGGGGCGGCGGGGCTGCTCGACGCGCTGGAGATACAGGGGGCGCGGGCCCTGGGCGGCAGTTAGTTCCGGGGGGTCGCGGGCACCCGGAACCGTGCGTCCACAGGGCAGGCGTTTTTTGGGGAGGCCCCCGAGGTGAGCACCGACCGGATACCCGATGT carries:
- a CDS encoding polysaccharide pyruvyl transferase family protein, with amino-acid sequence MRRSARGEREERTVRRRILLVGWFSFLDGEATAGDVLALRRVEDVLDRAGLAHDAVWSPGFCPGAPHLDAVRPGEYTHLVFVCGPLHGPQVEQLHARFPGCVRIAVGVSVIDPGSAAVTGFHRVLARDAPHREPARDLAASAPQVLSTPVAGVILTDGQHEYGERRRHAEVADVLTRWLGGKDCARLPLETRLDSHDWRSAATAAQLQSVLHRLDVVVTDRLHGMVLALRAGVPALAVDPVEGGAKVTAQAHACGWPAVVGAERLDVRRLEHWWTWCLTSGRSAAREVREEFRGASGAGVTPGARDGAAGLLDALEIQGARALGGS